Proteins co-encoded in one Megalops cyprinoides isolate fMegCyp1 chromosome 1, fMegCyp1.pri, whole genome shotgun sequence genomic window:
- the LOC118776762 gene encoding SRC kinase signaling inhibitor 1-like isoform X1: MHTVVAAETRACFPKQDPERSGGHMISTDDAEYPREYRTLGNGTRRFSNVGLVHTSERRHTVIAAQSLEALTSLQKADMERKRDAFMDHLKSKYPPQHPPSPSPSHGSMRGTPDRAREQQQPNYWSFKSRSPRHSQSTQSGLADQATKLSFASAESLETMSEADIPLGFNRMNRFRQSLPLSRSASQTKLRSPGVLFLQFGDETRRVHITHELSSLDTLHALIVHMFPQKLTMGMLKSPNTAILIKDEARNVFYELEDVRDIQDRSIIKIYRKEPIYASYPAAHLANGDLRREMMYTSRESSPTRRLNSVPASASPPSGSPSRSRLSYSGGRPPSFSGPAHPQQHPHSHPHPHPHHPAASHAQAALSPSPSAILERRDVKPDEEVSAKNMVLLKNEGLYADPYNLVHEGRLSIASTQSLAAIGDPFTFPVPGGLYRRGSVRSLSTYSAAALQGELEEALYKPGGPLYSDAYASTLGVGFRMPPSSPQKVPDMQLRDRDSYSGTPSRGSPVRQTFRKDSASSVFVESPKSRSGSGSDPLCGAVVPGGEGSRGTPGYSSPLPGNETETRERMEAMEKQIASLTGLVQSVLTRAPDSDSTCCLLRLCMMVGRSEPGVGFSRASPFSSSEKTEPTSDCSGTGTGRLKKRKALTPSAPLALMPPPPAEATQATTVTRLQMQLHLHDLQQNATDLRDQLSQLRKMQLQNQDSVRSLLKRTETEINMRVTDALRKQEDPLQRQRLLVEEERLKYLNEEELIIQQLHDLEKSVEEIQKDSSVNHRLVTVQELEEKTSVLRKLGETLTELKNQFPSLQSKMRVVLRVEVEAVKFLKEEPHRLDALLKRCKTVTDTLTSLRRQVNEGIWKGQEDFASPSPKQGDEFNKSTDFDIPTSPPLNLNDLGGGTSLSNWMPHTSSVHTNPSGQHHDPHPPGPLKNRALEELSGRRGVDKSVSVEVRLAAERDWEEKRASLTQYSAQDINRLLEETQAELMKAIPDLDFAAKQINKPPALPASQSSSATPEHRPSKPQHSAHKLSSKEAGSRRGSDELTVPRYRTEKPSKSPPPPPPRRSFPSSHGLTTNRSGEVIVTSKSVKKAESEETEAQKPHIKLRRTVSEAPRPASTPPVIAASGVKEEDDEEKIIAELEVFQRTPVKVKVSPPHSLPSTLRRTSTPPSSLDLWPLVAPGRKTGNSSSGSNKAPHSSAASRLKHLQQSSPEKSKTSKQREDFLKIQGQQQVFHF, translated from the exons CAGAAACCCGGGCCTGTTTTCCAAAGCAAG ATCCCGAGCGCAGTGGAGGTCACATGATCTCAACCGACGACGCCGAGTACCCGCGGGAGTACCGCACGTTGGGGAACGGCACGCGGCGCTTCTCCAACGTGGGCCTGGTGCACACCTCTGAGCGCAGGCACACGGTCATCGCCGCCCAGAGCCTGGAGGCCCTCACCAGCCTGCAGAAGGCCGACATGGAGCGCAAGCGCGACGCCTTCATGGACCACCTCAAGAGCAAGTACCCACCCCAgcacccaccctccccctccccgtccCACGGCAGCATGAGGGGCACTCCGGATCGCGCCCGCGAACAG CAACAACCCAACTACTGGAGCTTTAAG AGCCGGAGCCCACGACACTCCCAGTCCACGCAGTCTGGCCTGGCCGACCAGGCCACCAAGCTGTCCTTTGCCTCAGCCGAGTCCCTGGAGACCATGTCCGAGGCCGACATCCCACTCGGCTTCAACCGCATGAACCGCTTCCGTCAGAGCTTGCCCCTGTCACGCTCGGCTAGCCAGACCAAGCTGCGCTCACCAG GCGTGCTCTTCCTGCAGTTCGGGGACGAGACGCGGCGGGTGCACATCACGCACGAGCTGAGCAGCCTGGACACGCTGCACGCGCTCATCGTGCACATGTTCCCGCAGAAGCTCACCATGGGCATGCTCAAGTCCCCCAACACGGCCATCCTCATCAAGGACGAGGCGCGCAACGTCTTCTACGAGCTGGAGGACGTGCGGGACATCCAGGACCGCAGCATCATCAAGATCTACCGCAAGGAGCCCATCTATGCCTCCTACCCCGCAGCTCACCTGGCCAATGGGGACCTGAGG AGGGAAATGATGTACACATCCCGAGAATCATCCCCCACACGGCGCCTCAATAGCGTGCCCGCATCCGCCTCACCCCCCTCGGGCTCCCCCTCCCGCTCCCGCCTGTCCTACAGTGGAGGGCGTCCCCCCTCTTTTTCCGGACCTGCCCACCCGCAGCAGCACCcgcactcccacccccacccccacccccaccaccccgcTGCCAGCCACGCCCAGgctgccctctccccctcccctagTGCCATCCTGGAGCGTCGCGATGTCAAGCCGGATGAGGAAGTCTCGGCCAAGAACATGGTTCTTCTGAAGAACGAGGGCCTATACGCCGACCCCTACAACCTGGTGCACGAGGGCCGGCTCAGCATCGCCTCCACGCAGTCCCTGGCTGCCATTGGTGACCCCTTCACCTTCCCTGTGCCCGGAGGGCTGTACCGCCGCGGCTCTGTGCGCTCCCTCAGCACCTACTCGGCCGCCGccctgcagggggagctggaggaggccctCTACAAGCCGGGGGGCCCACTGTATTCGGACGCCTATGCCTCCACGCTGGGTGTGGGCTTCCGCATGCCCCCCTCGTCCCCGCAGAAGGTCCCTGACATGCAGCTGCGGGACCGGGACTCCTACTCTGGCACCCCCAGCCGTGGGTCCCCCGTGCGCCAGACCTTTCGCAAGGACTCGGCCTCCTCCGTGTTTGTGGAGAGCCCCAAGTCTCGATCGGGCTCCGGCTCAGACCCCCTCTGTGGGGCGGTGGTCCCAGGTGGGGAGGGAAGCCGAGGGACGCCGGGGTACAGCTCCCCGTTACCGGGCAATGAGACAGAGACCCG GGAGCGGATGGAGGCAATGGAGAAACAGATTGCCAGTCTCACAGGCCTGGTGCAGAGCGTGCTGACCAGAGCGCCGGACAGCGACAGCAC ATGCTGCCTGCTGCGGCTCTGCATGATGGTGGGGCGCTCCGAGCCGGGGGTGGGATTCTCACGGGCCTCCCCTTTCTCTTCCAGCGAGAAGACTGAGCCCACCAGCGACTGCTCGGGCACAGGAA CTGGACGgctaaaaaaaaggaaag CCCTGACGCCCTCCGCCCCCTTAGCGCTGATGCCGCCCCCACCTGCGGAAGCCACACAGGCCACCACAGTCACACGGCTGCAGATGCAGCTGCACCTACACGACCTGCAGCAGAATGCCACTGACCTGCGGGACCAGCTGTCCCAGCTGCGCAAGATGCAG ctccAGAACCAGGACTCTGTGCGGTCACTGCTGAAGCGCACGGAGACGGAGATCAACATGAGGGTGACGGACGCCCTGCGCAAGCAAGAGGACCCCTTGCAGAGACAGCGCCTCcttgtggaggaggagagactgaAGTACCTCAATGAGGAGGAGCTGATcatacagcagctgca TGACTTGGAGAAATCAGTGGAGGAGATCCAGAAAGACTCGTCAGTAAATCACAGGCTGGTGAcggtgcaggagctggaggagaagacCTCGGTGCTGAGGAAGTTGGGAGAAACGCTCACTGAACTCAAGA aCCAGTTCCCGAGCCTACAGAGTAAGATGCGCGTGGTGCTGAGGGTAGAGGTGGAGGCAGTGAAGTTCCTCAAAGAGGAGCCACACAGACTGGATGCCCTGTTGAAACGCTGCAAAactgtcacagacacactgacctCACTCCGCAG aCAGGTGAATGAGGGTATATGGAAGGGCCAGGAAGACTTTGCCAGCCCCTCTCCCAAACAGGGGGATGAATTTAACAAGAGCACAGACTTTGACATTCCTACCAGCCCACCCCTCAATCTCAATGACCTGGGGGGTGGCACTAGTCTGTCCAACTGGATGCCCCACACCAGCTCCGTCCACACCAACCCCTCCGGCCAACACCACGACCCCCATCCCCCAGGGCCCCTCAAGAACCGGGCCCTGGAGGAGCTGTCAGGCCGCCGGGGTGTTGACAAATCGGTGTCCGTGGAGGTCAGACTG GCTGCAGAGCGAGactgggaggagaagcgggcCAGCCTGACACAGTATAGCGCCCAGGACATCAACCGTCTGCTGGAGGAGACCCAGGCCGAGCTTATGAAGGCCATCCCTGACCTGGACTTTGCTGCCAAGCAGATCAACAAACCCCCGGCACTCCCTGCCtcccagagcagcagtgccaccCCGGAGCACCGCCCCAGCAAGCCCCAGCACTCTGCCCACAAGCTGTCCAGCAAGGAGGCCGGCTCTCGTCGCGGCTCTG ATGAGCTGACAGTGCCGCGGTATCGCACGGAGAAGCCCTCCAAGtcgccccctcccccgccaccACGGCGCAGTTTCCCATCATCCCATGGGCTGACTACCAACCGTAGCGGAGAGGTCATTGTCACCAGCAAGAGCGTGAAG AAGGCAGAGTCAGAGGAGACGGAGGCACAAAAGCCCCACATCAAGCTGCGTCGGACTGTTTCCGAGGCCCCCAGGCCTGCCTCCACGCCCCCTGTCATTGCTGCCTCAGGGGTgaaagaggaagatgatgagGAGAAGATCATTGCTGAGCTGGAG
- the LOC118776762 gene encoding SRC kinase signaling inhibitor 1-like isoform X2, translating into MHTVVAETRACFPKQDPERSGGHMISTDDAEYPREYRTLGNGTRRFSNVGLVHTSERRHTVIAAQSLEALTSLQKADMERKRDAFMDHLKSKYPPQHPPSPSPSHGSMRGTPDRAREQQQPNYWSFKSRSPRHSQSTQSGLADQATKLSFASAESLETMSEADIPLGFNRMNRFRQSLPLSRSASQTKLRSPGVLFLQFGDETRRVHITHELSSLDTLHALIVHMFPQKLTMGMLKSPNTAILIKDEARNVFYELEDVRDIQDRSIIKIYRKEPIYASYPAAHLANGDLRREMMYTSRESSPTRRLNSVPASASPPSGSPSRSRLSYSGGRPPSFSGPAHPQQHPHSHPHPHPHHPAASHAQAALSPSPSAILERRDVKPDEEVSAKNMVLLKNEGLYADPYNLVHEGRLSIASTQSLAAIGDPFTFPVPGGLYRRGSVRSLSTYSAAALQGELEEALYKPGGPLYSDAYASTLGVGFRMPPSSPQKVPDMQLRDRDSYSGTPSRGSPVRQTFRKDSASSVFVESPKSRSGSGSDPLCGAVVPGGEGSRGTPGYSSPLPGNETETRERMEAMEKQIASLTGLVQSVLTRAPDSDSTCCLLRLCMMVGRSEPGVGFSRASPFSSSEKTEPTSDCSGTGTGRLKKRKALTPSAPLALMPPPPAEATQATTVTRLQMQLHLHDLQQNATDLRDQLSQLRKMQLQNQDSVRSLLKRTETEINMRVTDALRKQEDPLQRQRLLVEEERLKYLNEEELIIQQLHDLEKSVEEIQKDSSVNHRLVTVQELEEKTSVLRKLGETLTELKNQFPSLQSKMRVVLRVEVEAVKFLKEEPHRLDALLKRCKTVTDTLTSLRRQVNEGIWKGQEDFASPSPKQGDEFNKSTDFDIPTSPPLNLNDLGGGTSLSNWMPHTSSVHTNPSGQHHDPHPPGPLKNRALEELSGRRGVDKSVSVEVRLAAERDWEEKRASLTQYSAQDINRLLEETQAELMKAIPDLDFAAKQINKPPALPASQSSSATPEHRPSKPQHSAHKLSSKEAGSRRGSDELTVPRYRTEKPSKSPPPPPPRRSFPSSHGLTTNRSGEVIVTSKSVKKAESEETEAQKPHIKLRRTVSEAPRPASTPPVIAASGVKEEDDEEKIIAELEVFQRTPVKVKVSPPHSLPSTLRRTSTPPSSLDLWPLVAPGRKTGNSSSGSNKAPHSSAASRLKHLQQSSPEKSKTSKQREDFLKIQGQQQVFHF; encoded by the exons AAACCCGGGCCTGTTTTCCAAAGCAAG ATCCCGAGCGCAGTGGAGGTCACATGATCTCAACCGACGACGCCGAGTACCCGCGGGAGTACCGCACGTTGGGGAACGGCACGCGGCGCTTCTCCAACGTGGGCCTGGTGCACACCTCTGAGCGCAGGCACACGGTCATCGCCGCCCAGAGCCTGGAGGCCCTCACCAGCCTGCAGAAGGCCGACATGGAGCGCAAGCGCGACGCCTTCATGGACCACCTCAAGAGCAAGTACCCACCCCAgcacccaccctccccctccccgtccCACGGCAGCATGAGGGGCACTCCGGATCGCGCCCGCGAACAG CAACAACCCAACTACTGGAGCTTTAAG AGCCGGAGCCCACGACACTCCCAGTCCACGCAGTCTGGCCTGGCCGACCAGGCCACCAAGCTGTCCTTTGCCTCAGCCGAGTCCCTGGAGACCATGTCCGAGGCCGACATCCCACTCGGCTTCAACCGCATGAACCGCTTCCGTCAGAGCTTGCCCCTGTCACGCTCGGCTAGCCAGACCAAGCTGCGCTCACCAG GCGTGCTCTTCCTGCAGTTCGGGGACGAGACGCGGCGGGTGCACATCACGCACGAGCTGAGCAGCCTGGACACGCTGCACGCGCTCATCGTGCACATGTTCCCGCAGAAGCTCACCATGGGCATGCTCAAGTCCCCCAACACGGCCATCCTCATCAAGGACGAGGCGCGCAACGTCTTCTACGAGCTGGAGGACGTGCGGGACATCCAGGACCGCAGCATCATCAAGATCTACCGCAAGGAGCCCATCTATGCCTCCTACCCCGCAGCTCACCTGGCCAATGGGGACCTGAGG AGGGAAATGATGTACACATCCCGAGAATCATCCCCCACACGGCGCCTCAATAGCGTGCCCGCATCCGCCTCACCCCCCTCGGGCTCCCCCTCCCGCTCCCGCCTGTCCTACAGTGGAGGGCGTCCCCCCTCTTTTTCCGGACCTGCCCACCCGCAGCAGCACCcgcactcccacccccacccccacccccaccaccccgcTGCCAGCCACGCCCAGgctgccctctccccctcccctagTGCCATCCTGGAGCGTCGCGATGTCAAGCCGGATGAGGAAGTCTCGGCCAAGAACATGGTTCTTCTGAAGAACGAGGGCCTATACGCCGACCCCTACAACCTGGTGCACGAGGGCCGGCTCAGCATCGCCTCCACGCAGTCCCTGGCTGCCATTGGTGACCCCTTCACCTTCCCTGTGCCCGGAGGGCTGTACCGCCGCGGCTCTGTGCGCTCCCTCAGCACCTACTCGGCCGCCGccctgcagggggagctggaggaggccctCTACAAGCCGGGGGGCCCACTGTATTCGGACGCCTATGCCTCCACGCTGGGTGTGGGCTTCCGCATGCCCCCCTCGTCCCCGCAGAAGGTCCCTGACATGCAGCTGCGGGACCGGGACTCCTACTCTGGCACCCCCAGCCGTGGGTCCCCCGTGCGCCAGACCTTTCGCAAGGACTCGGCCTCCTCCGTGTTTGTGGAGAGCCCCAAGTCTCGATCGGGCTCCGGCTCAGACCCCCTCTGTGGGGCGGTGGTCCCAGGTGGGGAGGGAAGCCGAGGGACGCCGGGGTACAGCTCCCCGTTACCGGGCAATGAGACAGAGACCCG GGAGCGGATGGAGGCAATGGAGAAACAGATTGCCAGTCTCACAGGCCTGGTGCAGAGCGTGCTGACCAGAGCGCCGGACAGCGACAGCAC ATGCTGCCTGCTGCGGCTCTGCATGATGGTGGGGCGCTCCGAGCCGGGGGTGGGATTCTCACGGGCCTCCCCTTTCTCTTCCAGCGAGAAGACTGAGCCCACCAGCGACTGCTCGGGCACAGGAA CTGGACGgctaaaaaaaaggaaag CCCTGACGCCCTCCGCCCCCTTAGCGCTGATGCCGCCCCCACCTGCGGAAGCCACACAGGCCACCACAGTCACACGGCTGCAGATGCAGCTGCACCTACACGACCTGCAGCAGAATGCCACTGACCTGCGGGACCAGCTGTCCCAGCTGCGCAAGATGCAG ctccAGAACCAGGACTCTGTGCGGTCACTGCTGAAGCGCACGGAGACGGAGATCAACATGAGGGTGACGGACGCCCTGCGCAAGCAAGAGGACCCCTTGCAGAGACAGCGCCTCcttgtggaggaggagagactgaAGTACCTCAATGAGGAGGAGCTGATcatacagcagctgca TGACTTGGAGAAATCAGTGGAGGAGATCCAGAAAGACTCGTCAGTAAATCACAGGCTGGTGAcggtgcaggagctggaggagaagacCTCGGTGCTGAGGAAGTTGGGAGAAACGCTCACTGAACTCAAGA aCCAGTTCCCGAGCCTACAGAGTAAGATGCGCGTGGTGCTGAGGGTAGAGGTGGAGGCAGTGAAGTTCCTCAAAGAGGAGCCACACAGACTGGATGCCCTGTTGAAACGCTGCAAAactgtcacagacacactgacctCACTCCGCAG aCAGGTGAATGAGGGTATATGGAAGGGCCAGGAAGACTTTGCCAGCCCCTCTCCCAAACAGGGGGATGAATTTAACAAGAGCACAGACTTTGACATTCCTACCAGCCCACCCCTCAATCTCAATGACCTGGGGGGTGGCACTAGTCTGTCCAACTGGATGCCCCACACCAGCTCCGTCCACACCAACCCCTCCGGCCAACACCACGACCCCCATCCCCCAGGGCCCCTCAAGAACCGGGCCCTGGAGGAGCTGTCAGGCCGCCGGGGTGTTGACAAATCGGTGTCCGTGGAGGTCAGACTG GCTGCAGAGCGAGactgggaggagaagcgggcCAGCCTGACACAGTATAGCGCCCAGGACATCAACCGTCTGCTGGAGGAGACCCAGGCCGAGCTTATGAAGGCCATCCCTGACCTGGACTTTGCTGCCAAGCAGATCAACAAACCCCCGGCACTCCCTGCCtcccagagcagcagtgccaccCCGGAGCACCGCCCCAGCAAGCCCCAGCACTCTGCCCACAAGCTGTCCAGCAAGGAGGCCGGCTCTCGTCGCGGCTCTG ATGAGCTGACAGTGCCGCGGTATCGCACGGAGAAGCCCTCCAAGtcgccccctcccccgccaccACGGCGCAGTTTCCCATCATCCCATGGGCTGACTACCAACCGTAGCGGAGAGGTCATTGTCACCAGCAAGAGCGTGAAG AAGGCAGAGTCAGAGGAGACGGAGGCACAAAAGCCCCACATCAAGCTGCGTCGGACTGTTTCCGAGGCCCCCAGGCCTGCCTCCACGCCCCCTGTCATTGCTGCCTCAGGGGTgaaagaggaagatgatgagGAGAAGATCATTGCTGAGCTGGAG
- the LOC118776762 gene encoding SRC kinase signaling inhibitor 1-like isoform X11, translating to MHTVVAAETRACFPKQDPERSGGHMISTDDAEYPREYRTLGNGTRRFSNVGLVHTSERRHTVIAAQSLEALTSLQKADMERKRDAFMDHLKSKYPPQHPPSPSPSHGSMRGTPDRAREQQQPNYWSFKSRSPRHSQSTQSGLADQATKLSFASAESLETMSEADIPLGFNRMNRFRQSLPLSRSASQTKLRSPGVLFLQFGDETRRVHITHELSSLDTLHALIVHMFPQKLTMGMLKSPNTAILIKDEARNVFYELEDVRDIQDRSIIKIYRKEPIYASYPAAHLANGDLRREMMYTSRESSPTRRLNSVPASASPPSGSPSRSRLSYSGGRPPSFSGPAHPQQHPHSHPHPHPHHPAASHAQAALSPSPSAILERRDVKPDEEVSAKNMVLLKNEGLYADPYNLVHEGRLSIASTQSLAAIGDPFTFPVPGGLYRRGSVRSLSTYSAAALQGELEEALYKPGGPLYSDAYASTLGVGFRMPPSSPQKVPDMQLRDRDSYSGTPSRGSPVRQTFRKDSASSVFVESPKSRSGSGSDPLCGAVVPGGEGSRGTPGYSSPLPGNETETRERMEAMEKQIASLTGLVQSVLTRAPDSDSTEKTEPTSDCSGTGTGRLKKRKALTPSAPLALMPPPPAEATQATTVTRLQMQLHLHDLQQNATDLRDQLSQLRKMQLQNQDSVRSLLKRTETEINMRVTDALRKQEDPLQRQRLLVEEERLKYLNEEELIIQQLHDLEKSVEEIQKDSSVNHRLVTVQELEEKTSVLRKLGETLTELKNQFPSLQSKMRVVLRVEVEAVKFLKEEPHRLDALLKRCKTVTDTLTSLRRQVNEGIWKGQEDFASPSPKQGDEFNKSTDFDIPTSPPLNLNDLGGGTSLSNWMPHTSSVHTNPSGQHHDPHPPGPLKNRALEELSGRRGVDKSVSVEVRLAAERDWEEKRASLTQYSAQDINRLLEETQAELMKAIPDLDFAAKQINKPPALPASQSSSATPEHRPSKPQHSAHKLSSKEAGSRRGSDELTVPRYRTEKPSKSPPPPPPRRSFPSSHGLTTNRSGEVIVTSKSVKKAESEETEAQKPHIKLRRTVSEAPRPASTPPVIAASGVKEEDDEEKIIAELETGNSSSGSNKAPHSSAASRLKHLQQSSPEKSKTSKQREDFLKIQGQQQVFHF from the exons CAGAAACCCGGGCCTGTTTTCCAAAGCAAG ATCCCGAGCGCAGTGGAGGTCACATGATCTCAACCGACGACGCCGAGTACCCGCGGGAGTACCGCACGTTGGGGAACGGCACGCGGCGCTTCTCCAACGTGGGCCTGGTGCACACCTCTGAGCGCAGGCACACGGTCATCGCCGCCCAGAGCCTGGAGGCCCTCACCAGCCTGCAGAAGGCCGACATGGAGCGCAAGCGCGACGCCTTCATGGACCACCTCAAGAGCAAGTACCCACCCCAgcacccaccctccccctccccgtccCACGGCAGCATGAGGGGCACTCCGGATCGCGCCCGCGAACAG CAACAACCCAACTACTGGAGCTTTAAG AGCCGGAGCCCACGACACTCCCAGTCCACGCAGTCTGGCCTGGCCGACCAGGCCACCAAGCTGTCCTTTGCCTCAGCCGAGTCCCTGGAGACCATGTCCGAGGCCGACATCCCACTCGGCTTCAACCGCATGAACCGCTTCCGTCAGAGCTTGCCCCTGTCACGCTCGGCTAGCCAGACCAAGCTGCGCTCACCAG GCGTGCTCTTCCTGCAGTTCGGGGACGAGACGCGGCGGGTGCACATCACGCACGAGCTGAGCAGCCTGGACACGCTGCACGCGCTCATCGTGCACATGTTCCCGCAGAAGCTCACCATGGGCATGCTCAAGTCCCCCAACACGGCCATCCTCATCAAGGACGAGGCGCGCAACGTCTTCTACGAGCTGGAGGACGTGCGGGACATCCAGGACCGCAGCATCATCAAGATCTACCGCAAGGAGCCCATCTATGCCTCCTACCCCGCAGCTCACCTGGCCAATGGGGACCTGAGG AGGGAAATGATGTACACATCCCGAGAATCATCCCCCACACGGCGCCTCAATAGCGTGCCCGCATCCGCCTCACCCCCCTCGGGCTCCCCCTCCCGCTCCCGCCTGTCCTACAGTGGAGGGCGTCCCCCCTCTTTTTCCGGACCTGCCCACCCGCAGCAGCACCcgcactcccacccccacccccacccccaccaccccgcTGCCAGCCACGCCCAGgctgccctctccccctcccctagTGCCATCCTGGAGCGTCGCGATGTCAAGCCGGATGAGGAAGTCTCGGCCAAGAACATGGTTCTTCTGAAGAACGAGGGCCTATACGCCGACCCCTACAACCTGGTGCACGAGGGCCGGCTCAGCATCGCCTCCACGCAGTCCCTGGCTGCCATTGGTGACCCCTTCACCTTCCCTGTGCCCGGAGGGCTGTACCGCCGCGGCTCTGTGCGCTCCCTCAGCACCTACTCGGCCGCCGccctgcagggggagctggaggaggccctCTACAAGCCGGGGGGCCCACTGTATTCGGACGCCTATGCCTCCACGCTGGGTGTGGGCTTCCGCATGCCCCCCTCGTCCCCGCAGAAGGTCCCTGACATGCAGCTGCGGGACCGGGACTCCTACTCTGGCACCCCCAGCCGTGGGTCCCCCGTGCGCCAGACCTTTCGCAAGGACTCGGCCTCCTCCGTGTTTGTGGAGAGCCCCAAGTCTCGATCGGGCTCCGGCTCAGACCCCCTCTGTGGGGCGGTGGTCCCAGGTGGGGAGGGAAGCCGAGGGACGCCGGGGTACAGCTCCCCGTTACCGGGCAATGAGACAGAGACCCG GGAGCGGATGGAGGCAATGGAGAAACAGATTGCCAGTCTCACAGGCCTGGTGCAGAGCGTGCTGACCAGAGCGCCGGACAGCGACAGCAC CGAGAAGACTGAGCCCACCAGCGACTGCTCGGGCACAGGAA CTGGACGgctaaaaaaaaggaaag CCCTGACGCCCTCCGCCCCCTTAGCGCTGATGCCGCCCCCACCTGCGGAAGCCACACAGGCCACCACAGTCACACGGCTGCAGATGCAGCTGCACCTACACGACCTGCAGCAGAATGCCACTGACCTGCGGGACCAGCTGTCCCAGCTGCGCAAGATGCAG ctccAGAACCAGGACTCTGTGCGGTCACTGCTGAAGCGCACGGAGACGGAGATCAACATGAGGGTGACGGACGCCCTGCGCAAGCAAGAGGACCCCTTGCAGAGACAGCGCCTCcttgtggaggaggagagactgaAGTACCTCAATGAGGAGGAGCTGATcatacagcagctgca TGACTTGGAGAAATCAGTGGAGGAGATCCAGAAAGACTCGTCAGTAAATCACAGGCTGGTGAcggtgcaggagctggaggagaagacCTCGGTGCTGAGGAAGTTGGGAGAAACGCTCACTGAACTCAAGA aCCAGTTCCCGAGCCTACAGAGTAAGATGCGCGTGGTGCTGAGGGTAGAGGTGGAGGCAGTGAAGTTCCTCAAAGAGGAGCCACACAGACTGGATGCCCTGTTGAAACGCTGCAAAactgtcacagacacactgacctCACTCCGCAG aCAGGTGAATGAGGGTATATGGAAGGGCCAGGAAGACTTTGCCAGCCCCTCTCCCAAACAGGGGGATGAATTTAACAAGAGCACAGACTTTGACATTCCTACCAGCCCACCCCTCAATCTCAATGACCTGGGGGGTGGCACTAGTCTGTCCAACTGGATGCCCCACACCAGCTCCGTCCACACCAACCCCTCCGGCCAACACCACGACCCCCATCCCCCAGGGCCCCTCAAGAACCGGGCCCTGGAGGAGCTGTCAGGCCGCCGGGGTGTTGACAAATCGGTGTCCGTGGAGGTCAGACTG GCTGCAGAGCGAGactgggaggagaagcgggcCAGCCTGACACAGTATAGCGCCCAGGACATCAACCGTCTGCTGGAGGAGACCCAGGCCGAGCTTATGAAGGCCATCCCTGACCTGGACTTTGCTGCCAAGCAGATCAACAAACCCCCGGCACTCCCTGCCtcccagagcagcagtgccaccCCGGAGCACCGCCCCAGCAAGCCCCAGCACTCTGCCCACAAGCTGTCCAGCAAGGAGGCCGGCTCTCGTCGCGGCTCTG ATGAGCTGACAGTGCCGCGGTATCGCACGGAGAAGCCCTCCAAGtcgccccctcccccgccaccACGGCGCAGTTTCCCATCATCCCATGGGCTGACTACCAACCGTAGCGGAGAGGTCATTGTCACCAGCAAGAGCGTGAAG AAGGCAGAGTCAGAGGAGACGGAGGCACAAAAGCCCCACATCAAGCTGCGTCGGACTGTTTCCGAGGCCCCCAGGCCTGCCTCCACGCCCCCTGTCATTGCTGCCTCAGGGGTgaaagaggaagatgatgagGAGAAGATCATTGCTGAGCTGGAG